The following coding sequences are from one Kwoniella bestiolae CBS 10118 chromosome 2, complete sequence window:
- a CDS encoding DNA damage checkpoint protein rad24, with translation MSNREDSVYLAKLAEQAERYEEMVENMKSVASSDQELTVEERNLLSVAYKNVIGARRASWRIVSSIEQKEESKGNEAQVSMIKAYREKIEAELAKICEDILEVLDKHLIPSAASGESKVFYHKMMGDYHRYLAEFATGDKRKDSADKSLEAYKAASDVAVTELPPTHPIRLGLALNFSVFYYEILNSPDRACHLAKQAFDDAIAELDTLSEESYKDSTLIMQLLRDNLTLWTSDMTDQEKEADKPEEPKDEAAAPAAA, from the exons ATGTCTAACCGAGAAGATTCCGTCTACCTTGCCAAGCTCGCTGAGCAAGCTGAGCGAtatgagg AAATGGTCGAAAACATGAAGTCGGTTGCCTCATCCGACCAAGAACTCACCGTCGAGGAACGAAATCTCCTTTCCGTCGCCTACAAGAACGTCATCGGTGCCCGACGTGCCTCATGGAGAATCGTCTCCTCCATTGAGCAAAAGGAGGAATCCAAGGGTAACGAAGCTCAAGTCTCCATGATCAAGGCTTACcgagagaagatcgaggcTGAACTCGCCAAGATCTGTGAGGATATCCTCGAAGTTCTCGAcaaacacctcatcccatccgCCGCTTCTGGTGAATCCAAGGTCTTCTACCACAAGAT GATGGGTGACTACCACCGATACCTCGCCGAGTTCGCTACCGGTGACAAGCGAAAAGACTCTGCCGACAAATCCCTCGAAGCCTACAAGGCCGCTTCCGATGTTGCCGTTACTGAGCTCCCCCCTACTCACCCCATCAGACTTGGTTTGGCTCTTAACTTCTCCGTATTCTA CTACGAGATCCTCAACAGCCCCGACAGAGCCTGTCATCTCGCCAAACAAGCCTTCGATGATGCCATCGCTGAGCTTGACACCCTTTCCGAGGAATCTTACAA AGACTCAACTCTTATCATGCAACTCCTCCGAGATAACCTCACCTTATGGACTTCTGACATGACcgaccaag AGAAAGAGGCAGACAAGCCCGAAGAACCAAAGGATGAGGccgctgctcctgctgcCGCTtaa